In a single window of the bacterium genome:
- a CDS encoding NTP transferase domain-containing protein, with protein sequence MNVAIIVAARMDSKRLPGKALLPFHGVPMIVFLLRRLRSSRRATDIVLATTSRPQDDVLEKWAEREGIAVFRGAENDLVARYAAAAEQFAADYVVRVTGDCPFVDGALVDECLEQSLKYTPFDLATTKGCFPVGLDCEIYPARVMVALNRRRDLTPEHREHLTLHLYEHSDDFKILRLRPPLSLSGVNATFTVDTMDDYHRAMILLKSHTLENTCMEEINS encoded by the coding sequence ATGAACGTCGCGATCATCGTCGCGGCGCGAATGGATTCAAAGCGGCTTCCCGGCAAAGCGCTCCTGCCGTTTCATGGTGTGCCGATGATCGTGTTTCTGCTCCGCCGTCTGCGTTCGTCGCGGCGGGCAACCGATATTGTATTGGCGACCACTTCTCGACCACAGGATGACGTGTTGGAAAAATGGGCTGAGCGCGAAGGAATCGCCGTTTTCCGGGGAGCGGAAAACGATCTCGTCGCCCGCTACGCTGCCGCCGCCGAGCAATTCGCCGCCGATTACGTAGTACGCGTCACCGGCGATTGCCCGTTCGTGGACGGCGCGCTGGTGGACGAATGTCTCGAACAAAGCCTGAAATACACTCCCTTTGATTTGGCCACGACCAAAGGGTGTTTCCCGGTCGGACTCGACTGTGAAATCTATCCCGCCCGCGTGATGGTCGCGCTCAATCGGCGGAGGGATCTGACGCCCGAGCACCGCGAACACCTTACTCTCCATTTGTACGAACACAGTGATGATTTCAAGATTCTACGCCTTCGCCCGCCGCTGTCCCTGTCGGGAGTGAATGCCACCTTCACGGTAGACACGATGGATGACTACCATCGCGCGATGATTCTGCTAAAAAGTCACACGCTCGAAAACACGTGCATGGAAGAAATCAACTCGTAG
- a CDS encoding class I SAM-dependent methyltransferase: MRTNYSKSTADVRAEVAHSLTDGQARFRRQQRAADLLRDASPRTHCLLCGAELHEADSLQHRGLLFRLCKVCGHLQSATKPPDGFPLDIPSNGFEFNECYPELSEKEYLSRRNRIYRPKLEWMLSCAREIGLSADQLLARRWLELGCGAGYFLSALHDAGARDIAGVEADSVLAERANRHFPQPLVTHSKESLPALIRSSSAEVLAAIFVLEHVEDAAEVYRAFAEKPAGTILLLAVPVFGFSTLLDNVFSDQCARMLDGAVHTQLYTDRSIEWALSRANYSKAAEWIFGADAIALQMAIESRLEGRVPKRLLNAVSESLKDPLEVFQQSLDRVRLADERHLLAVKR, translated from the coding sequence ATGAGAACAAACTACTCGAAATCCACTGCCGATGTTCGCGCGGAAGTGGCTCACAGTCTCACGGATGGCCAGGCAAGATTTCGGCGTCAGCAACGAGCCGCCGATCTTCTCCGCGACGCCTCACCTCGAACTCATTGCTTGCTGTGCGGAGCGGAACTCCATGAAGCGGATTCTCTTCAGCACCGCGGTCTCTTGTTCCGCTTGTGCAAGGTTTGTGGTCATCTGCAATCCGCGACCAAACCGCCGGATGGATTTCCCCTCGATATCCCAAGTAACGGTTTCGAGTTCAACGAATGCTACCCGGAACTGAGTGAGAAAGAGTATCTGTCGCGTCGCAACCGCATCTATCGTCCCAAGCTCGAGTGGATGCTTTCCTGCGCCCGTGAAATTGGTCTCTCAGCGGATCAGCTTCTCGCGCGCCGCTGGTTGGAACTTGGATGTGGTGCCGGATATTTCCTAAGCGCACTTCACGACGCGGGCGCGCGTGATATCGCCGGTGTTGAAGCGGATTCAGTTCTTGCCGAGCGCGCCAATCGTCATTTCCCGCAACCTTTGGTGACGCACTCGAAGGAATCCTTGCCGGCGTTGATACGCTCTTCCTCCGCCGAGGTCCTTGCCGCAATATTCGTCCTGGAACACGTGGAAGATGCCGCCGAGGTTTATCGCGCGTTTGCGGAAAAACCGGCCGGAACGATTCTCCTTCTGGCCGTTCCCGTATTCGGATTCTCCACCCTGCTCGACAATGTCTTTTCCGACCAATGCGCGCGAATGCTGGACGGCGCCGTTCACACCCAGCTTTACACGGATCGCTCCATCGAATGGGCGCTGAGTCGAGCGAACTATTCCAAAGCCGCCGAGTGGATTTTCGGTGCCGATGCCATTGCGTTACAGATGGCCATCGAGAGCCGGCTTGAGGGACGTGTGCCCAAGCGGCTCTTGAATGCGGTCAGCGAGTCCCTCAAGGACCCGCTCGAGGTCTTTCAACAATCGCTTGATCGTGTTCGTCTGGCCGACGAACGTCACCTTCTGGCCGTCAAACGATAA